The DNA window TTGATAAAGATCATAATCATTAGCAACGGTTTTATAAGGAACACCTAATTGATTTGTAACACGAGTTGTTTTGGCTGCCTCAGTTACCTCATGTATATAAAAGCTAGCATCTGCTCCAGTCAAAGGCTTGCCATCATTAAGCGCCGTTCTTAGTCGATCAACCATCAATTGATTTTCCAAAACGGGGCCATCAACATCAAAATGCTTGAGATGATTTTCCACCATATTCAACCCTTTTTCAGAAATATTGACTTGTTTTCCTTCAAGCTTTCCTAAGCCAGGCCAAACCTTTATGACATCAGGGTCAAATGCTCCAGTTGCTCTGTTTGGAACTTTCTCCGAAACAACTTCAGCATGCATCGTATCTGCACCAGACTTTGTCCCGGCAACTTGCCCAACCTCATCCCCATGCTTAACAACAGCCTCACCCACATCCACTGCTTCATCCGCATGTTTTGCCATTTTACCAGCCGTTCGAGCTCCGCGCACGGCCGCTTTTCCTCCGGGAATAATACTGGCGGCCAGGGCGGCTGTGCTGATCCAACGCGGGATTTCTTCTCCGGTGACCGGATCGAATCCTGCGATCAGTTCGACGACGCCTTTTGCGGTGCCGACACCCGTGATTAGGTCCAGCGATAGGGATAACGCATCGTCCGCCCCGAAGCCTTCACCCTGGGTTGGGGTAATGTCTTTTGGCTTTTCAATGGCACTAAACGACGCCGGGTCAAACTCGACCGGGGCGTTTTTGAAGCGGGCGTTGGCGCCCAGTGGCGCGATGGGATGACCGGGCTGGCCCGGGTCGACGGTGTCGGCCTGTTGTGGAGGGGTGGCGAAGGCGCTGGTGGCGGAGCCGGCCCCACCTCCGCTGTTGATCAGCACCATGAGGCCGGTTACAGAGACGCCCGTTTCATCCAGCACGACACTGCTGCCCGCCGCCTTCAGGGTGAGGGATTGTCCCGCATCCAGCACCACCCCCGCACCGGCTTTAAGGTGGTATTCCACGGCGGCATGTTCACGGTAGTTTTGTCCGATCTTTTGCTCCATGGATTGGCCGATGCTGCGGGATTGCTGGCCGTCGATCTGGAGGTTGTGGTCTTTGCCGATGGTGCGGTGTTGATTGTTTTCAATGTGATCGTAGGCGGAGCCTTGCACGATGCGGTGACGCTGGTGGCCGATGCTTTCCCGTTTGTCGTTACGGATGTAGTAGTCCAGGTCTTTTTGCGCGTGGACGTAGATTTGTTCCTGGTGCTTTTTGTCGTCTATCCGCAGGGTGTTGTGGCCACCGCCGTCCGGGCTGCTGCGGGATTTGAAGGTGGTGCGGGTTTGCTGGGCCGGCAGTTTGTCCGGCGGGATGGTTTGGCTGTTGTAGAGTGCCCCGGTGACTATGGGGCGGTCCGGGTCGCCGTCTAAGAAGCTGACCAGCACTTCCTGGCCCACTCGGGGCAGGCTGAAAGCCCCCCATTCGTTGCCGGCCCAGCCCTGGCTGATCCGGATCCAGCCGCTGCTGTTTTCATCGCGCTTGCCTTCCCGGTCCCAGTGAAACTGGACTTTGATGCGGCCGTGGGCGTCGGTGTAGATGTCTTCGCCCTGGGGGCCGGTAACGAAGGCGGTTTGGATGCCGTCAGCCTGCGGTTTGGGATGCTGGATCGGCGGGCGGTAGAGCAGGTCTGAGGGCATCGCCTGAAAGCGTACGTCGAATTCACTGCCGCCACTGCCAGCGCCTTCTTCCAGTACTTGGGGTTGGCGGCCGTGGATGTGAAGTCGGGTCAGCAGCAGTTCCAGCTTGAAGGGTTTTCCGCCGGCGGCGTTGCCGGGTTTGTCCAGGATAAAGCGGCGTCCCGCTTGCAGCCGGTGGCAGTCCGATTGGCCACGGGCGACGGTTTGGCTTTGGCCTTGCCGGGCTTGGTGCACCGCGGCGTAGTGTGCGCCCTGGGCCGGTTGCTGAAAGCCGCCGGGGTAGTGATAGTGCTGCAACATGGCGAAGCGGCCAACTTCGGCTTCGCTGTGCAGTTTCAGGTCGGGCTTTTCGAAGTCGTAGTCGCGGGTGGCGACTGCGCCGCTGTAGAGCTGGTGGCGCAGGTTAAAGTCGTAGACTGAAACTTCGTCCGCCACCATGCCGCTTTTCGGGTGATAGGGTAATTCAGCGGAGCCGTCCATCATCCCCAGGCTGTCTTGTTGATCGGTGATCACCATTAAATGCTGATCCAGACGATGCTCGAAGTAGTAGAACAGGCCTTCTTCTTCCATCAGGCGGCTGATGAAGGCGAAGTCGGTTTCCTGGTACTGGCAGCAGTAGTCTCGTGGAGGATACGGGCGGCGGGTCCGGATCGAGACATCCACCTGCAGCCCGGCGTCCTGAATCACCTGCAGCAGGATCTCCGGTACCGAGCGTTCCTGAAAAATGCGCATCCCACTGCGCAAGGTGAGCCACCAGAGTTTGGGGCGCAGGGTAAGATAATAAGTGGTGTATCGGGTGCCGATTGCACCCAGGGCAGCACGGGCGACCTCGCCATGAATCAGGCGCGGATGCTGCTCATCATAGAGCGTCAGCACACCGGCCTGAGCCAGCAGGTTGTTCAGCGGCAGATTATGACGCAGGCAGGCCAGCTCCAACCGGCACTGGAACAGGCCACTGAGGCTTTCTTCATGATCGAAGCCCACCACATGGAGCTCTTCCTCCAGTGAAGGGATATCAAAGTGGAAGCGACTGTTGTTGGCTAGCAACGGCATGCGGGGTGCGGTCCTTATCGGTCAGGGAGTGACGCCTGCTAGATAGACCGGGGGGAGGCAAAAGATCAACGGAGTTGTGCAGGAAAATGCGTGAACCCCGTCTTGACCGATAATGGCGACCTTCCAACTCTCTACGCCAAGGAGAGGTGCAAACTAGGGACGATTACGACCCAGGTCATCATGGCTGGACACCCACTCATCCGCTACGATGGCGGACGCCAGGGACAATTCGCCACAAAGTACGGTGGCCGCCACAATTTCTGCAAACTTATGCACTCCGCCTTTGCCGTAACAGCCCAACACTTCCAGACATTCGCGCTGGGTGGGCAGTCCGGTTCCGCCGCCATAGGTGGCAACCACCAATGAAGGGATTGTCGCGGCGAAATAGTAATCGCCTTTGTCCGTGACTTCGCTATAAACAATCCCCGCAGACGATTCCGCTACGTTCGCCACATCCTGTCCGCAGGCGATAAACATCGCCGTTATGCCGTTGGCAAAATGGGCCCCATTACAAACAGACCCCGCCATCAGTGCGCCCATATTGGAAAACTGTCGCTGGTTGAATAACGCTTCCGGCGTGGTATTCATTACGTCTCTTACCAGTTCAGCGGGTAATGTGATTTCCGCCACTGCGCGCTTGCCCCTGGTGTGCAGGGTATTCACAAAAGAGTGTTTTTTATCGGTATCGAAGTTGGCCGCCAGGCTGAAGTGTTCAAGATCCGGAATACCCTGGTCCAGCATCCACATGCAGGCATGGCGGGTCGCTTTGCTCACCATGTTCTGACCGGCGGCGTCACCGCAGGTAAAGTTGAATCGCAACCAGCGCATTTTTGCGGCCGCGTACTGTTCGATGTTACGTAATTTTCCCGCAGTCGTGGTTTCTTCGGCCTTGGCTTTGATCGCTTCGAAATTCTCTTCCACCCAACGTCCGAACTTCAGCGCCGCCCGCGCATCGGTAAAGCTGAACACGGGTGCTCGTTGCATGGCATCGTCAATCACGGTGGTGGTGATGCCACCAGCTTCACGGGTCAAGCGCATACCGCGACTGTAGCTGGCCAATAAGGTACCTTCGGTGGTGGCCATGGGGACGTAAAATTCACCTTCGGCGTGCTCACCATTAACCAGCATCGGGCCGGCAAAGCCCATAGGAACCTGGGCTACACCCGAGAAATTCTCTATGTTGCCAGGCAAAACAGCAGGATCAAATGAATAGGAGCCAACGTGATTCAATTCGGCGCGGGTTTCCTCAGTGACTAGATCGCGTCGCTGTGTGGCCATATCACGGGTGTAGTCGTTCGCCTTATCGCGGGGTAGCTTTTGCATGTTCTGTCCTCTGCTCCAATAGGGGGGTTCAGCACTTATTGCTTTTTAGACGATAGTAGTGCTAACACTCAGACCAGGCAAAAAAGAAGTGGTTTAAGGCCGTTTTTGCTATTTAAAATGGCCTGTTTAACTACCCATCAGAATAAGAGAAAGGATACAGACTCAGAATTCGGCCCCTAAGCGCAGGTAAACGACTGATTCACCCAGCTCGCTGTCCAGCCCCTGAGCAAACCCGAGCGTGCTCTCAATGCGGAAGGTGGAATACCCCACCAGCAGCTCGGGGCTCAATTCAACCCCCACTCCGGTATAAAACGACTTTGACGTACCTTCTTCCCAGGCCGCCCCGTGATCAATAAATGCGGTCAGCCCGATCTTGCCTAAGCCCACCGGAAAAGTGCTGAAGCCATCGAACAGCTCCCGCAGCGGCAAGCGGTATTCTGCGGAATATAGGCTCAGATTATTGCCCGCCAAGCGCGGCTCGTTATCACCATAGCCCCGCAAGGTATATCCGGTATAACCGAATCCAATCCGCCCGCCAAGTGATTGCAGCTCGTCCTGCTCATTTCCCAGTTGAAACGGTTTGGCGTCGCTATCCCCTTTACCGAATACCGCGCGCAGTGCCAGTACGTGATTATCGAACAGGCTGATGTATTCCCTCCAGTCCAGGCTAACAATCCCGCCCTTGTGGAAGCCACCACCAAACACATTGTACTCTTCATACTCCAGACGAATCCGACGGCCATCCTCCGGGCTGATTGAGTGGACATAGTATTCGTAATCAGACCAATTAAATGAGATACCGCCTAAATTGTCGCTATAAGAATCAAATTGCCCGAAGTCTTCGATAATCCGATTTACAGTTTCATGGCCCGCGCCCAAGTCCACTTGAAAGGTGCCATCAAAACTATTAAAAGGTTGCATCCATAACGCTTGAAAGCGCGTTTCTTCCCGCCAGGCTCCGAGCACGCCGTTGCCACTGGCCCGAATAGTGTCGTATTCCCGTTCCGCAAACAGCGCGAGCCGATGATAGGCAACGTAGCTCGCACTGCCTCCCAGTTCGTTCTTTTCCAGATAATACGCCGGTGCAAATTCCCAGGCATGAAACCCCAGCACATCTTGTCCTGCCAAATAGAATTGCAGCAGGCTGTTGTCCTCACTATCCGCATAGAGCATGGCGAACCAGGACGTGGGCAGTACCGTCGGCAGAGGCGAATAATCGCTGATATCCGTAAACTGCCGCGCATCGAACGCGGGCTGGTTTTCAATGGATTCCACCGGTGCCCGTTGTTGCCACAATCCCGCATAGGTGTCGCCCCACGGTTTTATTTTTTGCTCACGCAGCATGACACCGTTCGCGGTGTATTCGGCTACGCGGGTGCGGCCCGACGCTTCTTCAACACTGTAATCGAGAATCGCGGTTTGCGTACGCGTCACCGTTTCAATGCGACCCGTCGCCAATATTAACCGACGTAGATTCCACACGTTCCCCTGATCCGATAAAAAATAAACCGACTTGCCGTCCGCCGAGAAGCGCGGGCGCTGCTCCAGATGAGTATTGTTGGTAAGCGGGCTCCAATGCCCCGTATTCAGATCCAGTAATTCCAGATTCCAGCCCCCGCGTGCTCGATACACCGCCGCCACTAACCGGCTGTCGTCCGGGGACCAGTTGATTTCACCGATCACTTCACCTTCCGCCAATGGTTTAAACTGCTGTTGCAATGTGCCCTGCGGATCCAGCAATGCTATCTGCGCAATACCCTCGTTCACATGTACCGCCGCAATCCGCTCAGCCGAATGTGACCAGGCGATTCGTGGATATCGTCCGCAACGGGTAATCCGGTCCCAACGGCCTTTTTTATTCAGCCGGTAAAGATCAGCATACACGTTTACATTGTCACAGACCGCATAACGTGACAGCAGCACCCCCGCTTGCGGATGAACATCAACCTGGATGAATTTTTCAATTTCGGCCACTTCGGATTCCGCACCCGTAGGATCGATACGTTGCAATGCAGGATGATGACGGCCGTCTTCACGGTAATAATAAAAATCACCTTCCGAGATCCAGCGGGGGTTGCTGTTTATCCGGCCGGTGCTAACCAATTCTGTATAATCCGGCTGTGGCAGCCCAGCCATTTCTTGCGCGAACTTTTTATCCAGGTACTGTACATACTCCGACCATAAGCTTTCCGCACTGAGCCCGAATACTTTTTTCGCTCTGGACTGCATACGCCACGGAATAATGTTGGCATTCCAATTACGCAGATATTCAAACGCTTTTTCTTCACCATATTGTGCTGTCAAAAATTCAAAAAAATAGTAACCGTATAAATACGACTGCGAACCCGGCCAGTCCGTACCCCAGGATCCCTGGTAACTCAGTTCGGTAAAACTGCGAAAACCATTACCATATTCCGCGCGCATCATAGCGTCGTACAATGCACTCTGCCCTCGGCCAAAACGCTTTTGTTCATCGGTTTCTTCATACACGGCCATGCCTTCTGTTACCCACGCAGGACTGAAGATCTGGGGAAACACAAAAAAGAAGCGGCCAAAAATAGTTCGCAAAGTGGTTTGCGTACCGGAGGATTGATCCAGATGCAGGATATGCACAAATTCGTGGGTAAATACCTGCTCCATCCAGGGGCTGTTATCCAGTAACTCTCCCTTGGTCGGAGCCGACATAAAAATAAAGAATTGGTTATAGGGTAGAACGGTTGCCCCCCCGTTAGATCCATCAAAGCTGTCGCTTATGACAACCTGAACTTTGTCTGCGGGTTGCCAATCAAATCTGGGGGTTTGACGGGCATACACCTTCTCGGCAACCGCTGCCATTCGTTGTGCATAACTTAAATGCGAATTGCGGTAATGAATAAGAAAGTGCTCAGTCTCAAGCGTCAACCATTTTTGAGAAAACGTTGGTTTTAATAATGCCGTATCTTTTGGGGTATAACCCCAGGCAGGCAGCGCGAACCACATTGCACACCCTAGGCAAATAAACAGTCTTAGCATTATTCTTCCTGTTATTGTTTGGTCGCCTTTATGGCTGTCAGCACTGCTTTATAAAAATCAGATCCCAGACACCGTGGCCTAATCGCTCACCGCGACGTTCAAATTTTGTGACGGGTCTGTAGTCAGGTTTCGGTGCAAACCGGGATTCACCCGCCTGATTCTGAAAACCATCGGCAGCACTCATCACCAGCATCATGTGTTGTGCGTAAGGCTCCCAATCGGTGGCCATATGAAAATAGCCTCCGGTTTTCAGTTTGCCCCGCAACTGCTGCACGAACTCGGGTTGCACAATTCTGCGCTTGTTATGCCGTTTTTTGTGCCAGGGATCAGGAAAGAATAGCTGTATGCCGCCAAGACTGCCATCGGCAATACATTGCGCCAATACGTCGATTGCATCGTCACAAAATACACGCAGATTATCTACACCCGCCGCATTGGCGTCATTGATTAGCTTACCGACACCGGGGCGATGCACTTCAATACCAAGATAGTTTTTGTCGGGTGATTGTTGTGCCATTTCCAATAACGAGGTGCCGTTCCCGAAACCAATCTCCAGTATCACCGGATTAGGGTTGCCGAAAAGCTCGGTAAAATTAACTCTACCCTGCTTCAGTTCAACGCCATACTGCGTCCACAATGTTTCCAGTGCGCGATTCTGGCCCTCTGTCAAACGGCCTTGCCGGCGTACGAAGCTACGCAGACGCCGTTGCGGTTGTTCCGATTCTGTCATGGTAATGGGTTGCCTGATTCGCCTTGGTTACGACTAAAACTTGGTTGCAACTAAAAAAAGGTGCCTTCAATGGGAGACGAGGCACTGGCATAGAGTTTCTTCGGCATTCGCCCAGCGCGATACGCCTCTCGGCCTGCTTCGATGGCCTTCTTCATTGCCGACGCCATTAACACCGGATCACGGGCCTGGGCAATGGCGGTATTCATTAACACACCGTCACAGCCCAACTCCATCGCAATGGCAGCATCGGACGCAGTGCCCACACCGGCGTCCACGATAATCGGCACGTTAGCTTCTTCGATGATCATGCGGATATTGTACGGATTACGAATGCCCAGCCCACTGCCGATTGGTGCAGCCAATGGCATCACCGCAACACACCCCATTTGCTCCAGCTCCTTGGCAATAATTGGATCATCCGAGGTATACACCATTACCTCGAAACCTTCCTTGATCAGGGTTTCACAGGCAGACAAGGTTTCAACCACGTTGGGGAACAGGGTTTTTTCATCCCCCAGCACTTCCAGTTTCACCAGGTTATGACCGTCCAGAATTTCCCGCGCCATACGGCAGGTCCGCACTGCTTCCTGCGCGGAGTAACAACCGGCCGTGTTGGGCAGCAAGGTGTATTGATTCGGCGGCAATACGTCCAGCAAATTGGGCTCACCCGGGTTCTGACCAATATTAGTACGTCGCACTGCGACCGTAATAATCTCGGCACCACTGGCTTCAATCGCAAGCCGGGTCTGTTCCAGGTCTTTATATTTACCGGTGCCGACCAGCAAACGGGATTGAAAACTGCGATCACCCACTTTCAGGGCTGTATCTGTCATTGTGTTAAACCTTTTGACTTTGAATTGAATGGCTCAGCGAATGGATTAACTCAGCGGGCAGCGCGCCCCTTTGCTCAACCGCCGCCGATGGCCTGCACGATTTCCAGAACATCCTGGTCCTGCAGCACGGTGCTGGCATGCAGCGTACGCGGTACAATTTCCAGATTGCGCTCCACGGCAATCCGTTTGCCTGCCAACGCCATATCCGCCAGCAATTGTGTTACGGTGCAGTCCCCAGCTACTTGGCGGGTGTCACCGTTAACCGTAATTTGGATAAGATCAGACGAATTCATCAAGGGCCTCTCATTTCTGGTGCTCTATTGTCGGGAATTGACAGCAACCCGTAAAGGGGTTGCACCGG is part of the Ketobacter sp. MCCC 1A13808 genome and encodes:
- a CDS encoding type VI secretion system Vgr family protein, producing the protein MPLLANNSRFHFDIPSLEEELHVVGFDHEESLSGLFQCRLELACLRHNLPLNNLLAQAGVLTLYDEQHPRLIHGEVARAALGAIGTRYTTYYLTLRPKLWWLTLRSGMRIFQERSVPEILLQVIQDAGLQVDVSIRTRRPYPPRDYCCQYQETDFAFISRLMEEEGLFYYFEHRLDQHLMVITDQQDSLGMMDGSAELPYHPKSGMVADEVSVYDFNLRHQLYSGAVATRDYDFEKPDLKLHSEAEVGRFAMLQHYHYPGGFQQPAQGAHYAAVHQARQGQSQTVARGQSDCHRLQAGRRFILDKPGNAAGGKPFKLELLLTRLHIHGRQPQVLEEGAGSGGSEFDVRFQAMPSDLLYRPPIQHPKPQADGIQTAFVTGPQGEDIYTDAHGRIKVQFHWDREGKRDENSSGWIRISQGWAGNEWGAFSLPRVGQEVLVSFLDGDPDRPIVTGALYNSQTIPPDKLPAQQTRTTFKSRSSPDGGGHNTLRIDDKKHQEQIYVHAQKDLDYYIRNDKRESIGHQRHRIVQGSAYDHIENNQHRTIGKDHNLQIDGQQSRSIGQSMEQKIGQNYREHAAVEYHLKAGAGVVLDAGQSLTLKAAGSSVVLDETGVSVTGLMVLINSGGGAGSATSAFATPPQQADTVDPGQPGHPIAPLGANARFKNAPVEFDPASFSAIEKPKDITPTQGEGFGADDALSLSLDLITGVGTAKGVVELIAGFDPVTGEEIPRWISTAALAASIIPGGKAAVRGARTAGKMAKHADEAVDVGEAVVKHGDEVGQVAGTKSGADTMHAEVVSEKVPNRATGAFDPDVIKVWPGLGKLEGKQVNISEKGLNMVENHLKHFDVDGPVLENQLMVDRLRTALNDGKPLTGADASFYIHEVTEAAKTTRVTNQLGVPYKTVANDYDLYQTLHWDSINKYEVSPFSVYHPEVINKVNNVTPGEFPHFDS
- a CDS encoding hydroxymethylglutaryl-CoA reductase, with translation MQKLPRDKANDYTRDMATQRRDLVTEETRAELNHVGSYSFDPAVLPGNIENFSGVAQVPMGFAGPMLVNGEHAEGEFYVPMATTEGTLLASYSRGMRLTREAGGITTTVIDDAMQRAPVFSFTDARAALKFGRWVEENFEAIKAKAEETTTAGKLRNIEQYAAAKMRWLRFNFTCGDAAGQNMVSKATRHACMWMLDQGIPDLEHFSLAANFDTDKKHSFVNTLHTRGKRAVAEITLPAELVRDVMNTTPEALFNQRQFSNMGALMAGSVCNGAHFANGITAMFIACGQDVANVAESSAGIVYSEVTDKGDYYFAATIPSLVVATYGGGTGLPTQRECLEVLGCYGKGGVHKFAEIVAATVLCGELSLASAIVADEWVSSHDDLGRNRP
- a CDS encoding PD40 domain-containing protein — encoded protein: MWFALPAWGYTPKDTALLKPTFSQKWLTLETEHFLIHYRNSHLSYAQRMAAVAEKVYARQTPRFDWQPADKVQVVISDSFDGSNGGATVLPYNQFFIFMSAPTKGELLDNSPWMEQVFTHEFVHILHLDQSSGTQTTLRTIFGRFFFVFPQIFSPAWVTEGMAVYEETDEQKRFGRGQSALYDAMMRAEYGNGFRSFTELSYQGSWGTDWPGSQSYLYGYYFFEFLTAQYGEEKAFEYLRNWNANIIPWRMQSRAKKVFGLSAESLWSEYVQYLDKKFAQEMAGLPQPDYTELVSTGRINSNPRWISEGDFYYYREDGRHHPALQRIDPTGAESEVAEIEKFIQVDVHPQAGVLLSRYAVCDNVNVYADLYRLNKKGRWDRITRCGRYPRIAWSHSAERIAAVHVNEGIAQIALLDPQGTLQQQFKPLAEGEVIGEINWSPDDSRLVAAVYRARGGWNLELLDLNTGHWSPLTNNTHLEQRPRFSADGKSVYFLSDQGNVWNLRRLILATGRIETVTRTQTAILDYSVEEASGRTRVAEYTANGVMLREQKIKPWGDTYAGLWQQRAPVESIENQPAFDARQFTDISDYSPLPTVLPTSWFAMLYADSEDNSLLQFYLAGQDVLGFHAWEFAPAYYLEKNELGGSASYVAYHRLALFAEREYDTIRASGNGVLGAWREETRFQALWMQPFNSFDGTFQVDLGAGHETVNRIIEDFGQFDSYSDNLGGISFNWSDYEYYVHSISPEDGRRIRLEYEEYNVFGGGFHKGGIVSLDWREYISLFDNHVLALRAVFGKGDSDAKPFQLGNEQDELQSLGGRIGFGYTGYTLRGYGDNEPRLAGNNLSLYSAEYRLPLRELFDGFSTFPVGLGKIGLTAFIDHGAAWEEGTSKSFYTGVGVELSPELLVGYSTFRIESTLGFAQGLDSELGESVVYLRLGAEF
- the trmB gene encoding tRNA (guanosine(46)-N7)-methyltransferase TrmB, with the protein product MTESEQPQRRLRSFVRRQGRLTEGQNRALETLWTQYGVELKQGRVNFTELFGNPNPVILEIGFGNGTSLLEMAQQSPDKNYLGIEVHRPGVGKLINDANAAGVDNLRVFCDDAIDVLAQCIADGSLGGIQLFFPDPWHKKRHNKRRIVQPEFVQQLRGKLKTGGYFHMATDWEPYAQHMMLVMSAADGFQNQAGESRFAPKPDYRPVTKFERRGERLGHGVWDLIFIKQC
- a CDS encoding thiazole synthase → MTDTALKVGDRSFQSRLLVGTGKYKDLEQTRLAIEASGAEIITVAVRRTNIGQNPGEPNLLDVLPPNQYTLLPNTAGCYSAQEAVRTCRMAREILDGHNLVKLEVLGDEKTLFPNVVETLSACETLIKEGFEVMVYTSDDPIIAKELEQMGCVAVMPLAAPIGSGLGIRNPYNIRMIIEEANVPIIVDAGVGTASDAAIAMELGCDGVLMNTAIAQARDPVLMASAMKKAIEAGREAYRAGRMPKKLYASASSPIEGTFF
- the thiS gene encoding sulfur carrier protein ThiS, whose product is MQITVNGDTRQVAGDCTVTQLLADMALAGKRIAVERNLEIVPRTLHASTVLQDQDVLEIVQAIGGG